The following are from one region of the Anguilla rostrata isolate EN2019 chromosome 7, ASM1855537v3, whole genome shotgun sequence genome:
- the LOC135259315 gene encoding dnaJ homolog subfamily A member 1-like, whose protein sequence is MVKETGFYDMLGVRPSATAEELKKAYRKLALKYHPDKNPTEGGRFKQISQAYEVLSDTRKREVYDRGGEKAIKDGGTGGGGGFTSPMDIFDMFFGGGGRMHRERKGKNMVHTLSVSLEELYNGATRKLSLQKNIICDRCQGRGGRKGAVEVCQCCQGTGVQVQLHQLMGHVVQQVSTLCIACHGQGLRISQKDKCKACRARKILRQTKTLEVHIDRGMKDGQKIVFHGEGDQEPGLEPGDVIIVLDQKAHPIFTRKGENLIMTMELQLVEALCGFRKPLQTLDSRTLLITSHPGELIKPGTKKCVLNEGMPLYRRPFEKGRLIIVFTVVFPEENFLSPNKLKELERYLPGKVEDEDSERMDDDLYFYTDLEDCELPRESHLFENKEDTDYHSRGGIQCQTS, encoded by the exons ATGGTGAAGGAAACAGGATTTTATGACATGCTTGGTGTCAGGCCCAGTGCAACTGCGGAGGAGTTGAAGAAAGCCTACAGGAAGTTAGCACTGAAGTACCACCCTGACAAGAACCCAACAGAAGGAGGAAGG TTCAAGCAGATCTCACAGGCATATGAAGTCCTTTCAGACACTCGGAAGAGAGAGGTGTATGACCGCGGGGGAGAGAAAGCCATCAAAGATGGTGGcactggagggggcgggggcttcACCTCTCCCATGGACATCTTTGACATGTTTTTTGGAGGAGGTGGAAGAATGCACCGAGAGAGGAAAG GGAAGAACATGGTCCATACGCTAAGTGTGTCCCTGGAGGAGCTTTATAACGGAGCCACCAGGAAGCTCTCCCTCCAGAAGAACATCATCTGTGACCGATGCCAGG GGCGTGGGGGCAGGAAGGGAGCGGTGGAGGTGTGTCAATGCTGCCAGGGTACAGGGGTACAGGTACAGCTCCACCAGCTCATGGGACACGTAGTGCAGCAGGTGTCCACCCTCTGCATAGCCTGCCATGGCCAGGGGCTGCGCATCAGCCAAAAGGACAAGTGTAAGGCCTGCAGGGCCCGGAAGATCTTGCGCCAGACCAAGACTCTGGAGGTCCACATCGACAGAG GAATGAAAGATGGACAGAAGATAGTCTTCCATGGAGAGGGTGACCAGGAGCCTGGACTGGAGCCAGGGGATGTCATTATTGTCCTGGACCAGAAAGCACACCCCATTTTCACCCG GAAGGGTGAAAATTTGATCATGACCATGGAACTTCAGTTAGTGGAGGCGCTGTGTGGCTTTCGGAAGCCACTTCAGACTCTGGACAGCAGAACTCTCCTCATCACCTCACATCCAG GAGAGTTAATAAAGCCTGGTACCAAGAAGTGTGTCCTAAATGAGGGAATGCCCCTCTATCGCCGGCCATTTGAGAAGGGCCGTCTCATCATCGTCTTCACG GTGGTATTTCCTGAGGAGAACTTCCTGTCCCCGAACaagctgaaggagctggagcGCTACCTCCCGGGTAAGGTGGAGGACGAAGACTCGGAGAGAATGGACGATGACCTCTACTTCTACACAGACCTGGAGGACTGCGAGTTGCCACGCGAAAGCCATCTCTTCGAAAACAAGGAGGACACAGACTACCACTCGAGAGGTGGCATTCAGTGCCAAACGTCCTAG